In Macrobrachium rosenbergii isolate ZJJX-2024 chromosome 6, ASM4041242v1, whole genome shotgun sequence, a genomic segment contains:
- the LOC136839113 gene encoding myb/SANT-like DNA-binding domain-containing protein 3, with product MAENSGLRARYITANEKTMLVSLNEERSDILFNKSHDFRIIHKKKAAWEEVTNLFNAAGYGPPRSQQQLKKVWENAKGKAKEKQHAVHKRETMRTGGGAPPKPEDEETAKFFLSLEMTLMVRRMNWTVMQFRVLVNHIL from the exons ATGGCGGAAAACAGTGGTCTAAGGGCAAGGTATATTACTGCAAACGAGAAAACAATGCTGGTGAGTCTGAATGAGGAAAGAAGTGACATTTTGTTCAACAAGAGCCATGACTTCCGCATCATTCACAAGAAAAAAGCAGCATGGGAAGAAGTCACCAACTTATTTAATGCAGCTGGTTATGGACCACCAAGAAGCCAGCAACAGCTGAAGAAAGTCTGGGAGAATGCAAAAGGAAA agcaaaagaaaaacagcatGCTGTCCATAAGCGGGAGACTATGAGGACAGGTGGGGGTGCTCCTCCAAAGCCTGAAGATGAAGAGACGGCAAAATTCTTTCTATCATTGGAGATGACCTTGATGGTGAGGAGAATGAACTGGACTGTGATGCAGTTCAGAGTACTG gTCAACCACATACTGTGA
- the LOC136839674 gene encoding putative nuclease HARBI1, with translation MVWSEVFHDFSFSTDCPVPSHLQVLIGLRYIATGNDQLGISDWCEVSQPFVSRCVAQVAYAIGSLCAEFIKFPDQDNLTRTKHEFMTIAGMPGVIGCIDCTHIAIEMPSHPRPEVFRNRKGYFSFNVQAVCGPQLQLYNIVARWPGSAHDSNIFENSRLCQELEDGILPGHLLGDSGYPCREYLLTPLTAPHGRGENRYNASHIRTRNTVERAFSLLKRRFACLGKKMRTSMRNTKHIIVAAAVLHNLAIAYNVPEPDNAIHELHNPHDPEAQGNIEDELRQQPQAMRNIQGVLKRQQIIREYFA, from the coding sequence ATGGTCTGGAGTGAagtatttcatgatttttctttttccacagacTGTCCTGTGCCTTCTCACCTGCAGGTCCTAATTGGATTGAGATACATTGCCACTGGAAACGACCAACTTGGTATCTCAGATTGGTGTGAAGTATCACAGCCTTTTGTCAGTAGATGTGTTGCCCAGGTAGCCTATGCGATTGGAAGTTTGTGTGCAGAATTCATCAAGTTTCCAGACCAAGATAATCTTACTAGGACCAAGCACGAATTTATGACTATAGCTGGAATGCCAGGTGTAATTGGGTGCATTGACTGCACTCATATTGCAATTGAGATGCCAAGTCACCCACGTCCTGAAGTTTTCCGCAAcaggaaaggttatttttcatttaatgtacaaGCAGTTTGTGGTCCTCAGTTGCAACTGTACAACATTGTAGCTCGGTGGCCTGGCAGTGCACATGACagcaatatttttgaaaatagtcGACTCTGTCAGGAACTCGAAGATGGTATTCTGCCTGGACACTTGTTGGGCGACAGTGGCTATCCATGTCGTGAATATTTGTTGACTCCTCTGACAGCTCCTCATGGCCGTGGAGAGAACCGCTATAATGCTTCTCACATAAGAACGCGAAACACTGTTGAGAGAGCATTtagcttattaaaaagaagattTGCATGCCTTGGAAAGAAAATGAGGACTTCTATGAGAAACACCAAACACATAATTGTTGCTGCTGCAGTTCTCCACAATTTGGCCATCGCCTACAATGTACCTGAGCCAGATAATGCAATTCATGAACTTCATAATCCACATGACCCAGAAGCCCAAGGAAACATAGAAGATGAACTGAGGCAGCAACCTCAAGCAATGAGAAATATCCAAGGAGTCTTGAAAAGACAGCAAATCATAAGAGAATATTTTGCTTAG